In one Triplophysa rosa linkage group LG13, Trosa_1v2, whole genome shotgun sequence genomic region, the following are encoded:
- the kctd16a gene encoding BTB/POZ domain-containing protein KCTD16a, producing the protein MALTENCRTYQSPKDTGCAQSCSSDVVELNVGGQVYYTRHATLTSVPNSLLGKIFSNKKDISNDLAQDIKGRYFVDRDGFLFRYVLDYLRDKSVVLPDYFPEKARLQREAEFFQLPELVKILTPDEIAHSDLDDASQGSDHRLYPTSYLDARDRRYGFITVGYKSSCAFGRDNDPKARGAYIPKIFICGRVGLAKEVFDDTLNESRDPNRPLDRYTSQFYLKFSHLERAFDMLAESGFHIVACNSSLTASPYNRNTDDRCWSNNTEYVFYRGPSVWSSSHCDCCCKSHKSEREGESGTSLNELSTSCSETQSEASSPQETVIVRPVTRQPNIQTLDRPVKKGPTPIPRRTDLLHVRNTGPRDVMAGKRKPAKEKLTPEQELEKCIQEFRRIKIPERFPQRKYMWQSELLKKYQL; encoded by the exons ATGGCACTGACTGAAAACTGCAGGACTTATCAATCGCCCAAGGACACTGGATGTGCCCAGAGTTGCTCTTCTGATGTGGTTGAGCTCAATGTAGGTGGACAGGTGTACTACACCCGCCATGCCACCCTGACCAGCGTGCCAAACTCACTGCTGGGAAAAATCTTCTCCAACAAAAAGGACATCTCGAACGACTTGGCCCAGGACATCAAGGGACGCTACTTCGTCGACAGGGACGGATTTCTTTTTCGATACGTCTTGGACTATCTGCGAGATAAGAGCGTCGTCCTGCCGGATTACTTTCCGGAGAAAGCGCGGCTTCAAAGGGAAGCCGAGTTCTTCCAGCTGCCCGAGCTCGTGAAGATCCTGACACCAGATGAAATCGCCCATAGCGATTTGGACGATGCGTCCCAGGGAAGCGACCACAGGCTGTACCCGACATCCTACCTGGACGCGCGCGATAGGCGCTATGGATTCATTACGGTGGGATACAAGAGCTCGTGCGCCTTCGGGCGGGACAACGATCCAAAAGCTCGAGGAGCGTATATTCCCAAAATATTCATTTGCGGAAGAGTCGGTCTGGCTAAAGAAGTTTTTGACGACACGTTAAATGAAAGTAGGGATCCTAACAGGCCACTAGATCGATACACCTCTCAGTTTTACCTGAAGTTTAGCCACCTGGAGCGAGCGTTTGATATGCTCGCGGAAAGCGGCTTTCACATCGTCGCGTGCAATTCATCACTCACCGCATCCCCTTATAATAGAAATACGGATGACAGATGCTGGTCAAACAACACAGAGTATGTCTTCTATC gtGGTCCATCCGTGTGGTCTTCTTCTCACTGCGACTGCTGCTGCAAGAGTCACAAGAGTGAACGTGAGGGCGAGAGCGGCACGTCCCTCAATGAGCTCTCAACTTCCTGTTCCGAGACCCAATCGGAAGCCAGCTCCCCCCAGGAGACGGTTATCGTTCGTCCAGTCACCCGCCAGCCCAACATCCAGACTTTGGACCGTCCGGTGAAAAAGGGTCCAACCCCGATTCCCAGGAGAACTGACCTGCTTCACGTCCGAAACACCGGACCACGTGACGTCATGGCGGGGAAGAGGAAACCGGCCAAAGAGAAGCTCACGCCAGAGCAGGAGCTAGAGAAATGCATCCAGGAGTTCAGACGGATTAAAATTCCCGAGCGCTTTCCGCAGAGGAAGTACATGTGGCAGTCAGAGCTCCTGAAGAAATATCAGCTCTGA